DNA from Gemmatimonadota bacterium:
GTGGTGGCCTTCTGGTCCCGGTTCTGCGCCCCCGCCCTCTGGCAGCTCGAGCCGCTCGAGCGACTGCACCGCGCCTTTGCGGGGCGCGGCATCCGGCTCTTGACCATCACGGCGGAACCGCCTTCCTTCGAGATGCGCAAGTTCCTCGTGGAACGCGGGCTGACGTTCCCGGTCTTCCACGACACCCGGGGCGAGGCGGCGCGGGCCTTCGGGCAGTGGAGCACGCCCGAATACTACGTGCTCGATGCCTCCGGCCGCGTCCGATTCCAGCTCAGCTCGCTGGAAGAGATCCCGAGGCAGGTGGCCGCGCTCCAGGTCCAGCCGGTGCTGGCGCGCTCGGGAAGCCGACCGGCTCGACCCGCCGCAACCTCCGGACGTTGAGCGTCTGGCGATGGCCCGCGTGGAGGTCCTGGTATGCTGGTCTTGCCTGAGAGCGGCCCATGCCGGCCGCGGGGCCCGTGACACGGACGCGCGCGCTGCCGATGCTGCTGCTCGCATGCCTGGGGTGCGGGGCAGACGACGGTGCGCTGCCGGGCCGCGAGGCCGCCCGGACTGCACCGGCAGTTGCTCGGCAGCGGGCGCCCCAGCTCGAGGCGGGCAGCGAGCCGCGGGACACGCTGCCGCTGCGGCGCGCCTTCGGCGACTCGCTCGCCTTCGGCTGGATCTCCGGGCTTTGGATCGCGGGAG
Protein-coding regions in this window:
- a CDS encoding TlpA family protein disulfide reductase; its protein translation is VVAFWSRFCAPALWQLEPLERLHRAFAGRGIRLLTITAEPPSFEMRKFLVERGLTFPVFHDTRGEAARAFGQWSTPEYYVLDASGRVRFQLSSLEEIPRQVAALQVQPVLARSGSRPARPAATSGR